GCCAGAGCGTCTTCTCGCGCCCGATGGCGCCGGCCGCCGGGATCGAAACCGGATCGGCGCCGGCGATTGCAGCGGCCACCGCGTCGGCCTTGCCCGCCCCGGAAACCAGCAGCCAGACCTCGCGGGAACGCTGGATCGCCGGCAGTGTCAAGGTGATTCGTTGCGGCGGCGGCTTCGGTGAGTCGTCAACCGCGACCACCATGCGGGTGGTCTCGCGCACGGCGGGGGTCTGCGGGAACAACGAGTTGATGTGACCCTCGGGCCCCATTCCCAGCAGGTGGACGTCAAATATCGGCGCCGTGGCATCGGGTGCGGCATTGGCGGCCAGGACCTGCTCGTATGCCAGGGCCGCTGCGTCCAGGTCGGTGCCGAAGTCACCATCACTGGCGGCCATTGGGTGCACCTGGCTTGACGGAATGTCTATGTGGTTGAGCAACGCCTGGCGGGCCTGCTTGAGATTGCGCTCGTCATCGTCTTCGGGTACGTAGCGTTCGTCGCCCCAGAACAGGTGCACCGTGGACCAGTCGATCTGCCGTGTCTGGGAGCTGAGGTAGCGCAGTAGCGCGATCCCGTTGCCGCCCCCGGTCAGCACGATCTTTGCCTGCCCCCTGGCCGCGACGGCGGCCTGGATGACGCCGATCAGTCGCTGACCCGCGGCCTCGACCAGGATGCCGTCATCCGGGAAGATTTCGATGCTCTTGCTCACGCGTACTGCACCTTCTTGATGCCTTCGAGTGCGGCGCAGTAGATCTCGTCGGGGTCCAACCGGCGCAGGTCTTCGGCCATGCACTCACCGGCTACCCTGCGGGCCAATGGAACCAGGGCTTCGGGTTTGGCTGTCCGGCTCAGGGTAGCCGTGATTCCCTCCTGGGGCCGGCGCAGCACGATGGTCTCGCTGTTGCGCACCAACTCGACTTTGAGTTCACCGACCGCCCGGCGCACCGGACCGTCGATCCGGCTGGCCAGCCAGCCGGCCAGGACGTCGAGCGCCGGCTCGGTTTTCAAGCCGGACACCAGCGCCGACTCAATCGGCTCGTGCGGCGGCTGATCGACGGCGGAGGTCAGCAGTGCACGCCAATAGGTGATGCGGCTCCAAGCCAGATCGGTGTCACCTGCGCTGTAGCCGGCTAGCCGGCTCTTGATGGCCGACAACGGGTCGATAGCGTTGGTGGCGTCGGTAATACGCCGAATCGCCAACTTGCCCAACGGATCCTGGGCTGGCACCGCCGGAGCGATGTCGGGCCACCACGCCACCACCGGGATATCGGGAAGCAGGAAGGGAATGACGACACTGTCGGCGTGGCTGGCGAGTGCCCCGGACAGCCGTAGCACCACGAACTCGCCGGCGCCGGCGTCAGCGCCCACTCGCAGTTGCGCGTCCAGCCGCGGCTTGTCGGCGTACGGATCGCCCCTCATCGTGACGATGATCCGGCTGGGGTGTTCATGGCTGGCGTCGTTGGCCGCTTGGATCGACTCGTCGAACACGGCTTCGCTGTCCGGGGCGATGATGAGCGTCAGCACCCGGCCCATCGCGACGGCACCGGCCTTTGCCCGCAGTTCGTCGAGTTTCTTGTTCACCGCGGTGGTGGTGGTGTCGGGCAGATCGACTATCAATTGCGCCGCTCCTCCTCATCGCTCTGCTGTGCATCGTCGCCGGCGCCGATCACGGCCGCCGCCATTCCCGGCCGGTGCGACGCAGCATCTGAAACGATGACTCCGGGCCCCAGGTGCCCGCCTCATAGGGGTCGGGCTTGCCGTGTGCCGCCCAGTTGTTCAGGGCCGGATCGAGTATCTCCCAGGCCAATTCGACCTCCGCATTGACCGGAAACAGCGATGGCTCGCCGAGCAGCACGTCGAGGATCAGCCGCTCGTAGGCCTCCGGCGATTCCTCGGCGAACGCCGAGCCGTAGGAGAAGTCCATGTTGACGTCGCGGACTTCCATCGCGGTGCCCGGCACCTTGGACCCGAACCGCAGCGTGACACCCTCATCGGGCTGCACCCGGATGACCATGGCGTTGGTGCCGAGCTCGTCGGTCATCGTGGCGTCGAACGGCAGATGCGGCGCGCGCTTGAAAACCAGAGCGATCTCGGTCACCCTGCGGCCCAATCGTTTTCCGGTTCGCAGGTAGAACGGCACACCGGCCCACCGGCGGGTATCGACCTCGAGGGTGATGGCGGCGAACGTTTCGGTGGTGGAGTCGGTGGCGAACCCCTCCTCGTCCAGCAGCCCCACCACCTTCTCCCCGCCCTGCCACCCGGCCGCGTACTGGCCGCGGCTGGTGGTCTGGTCCAGCGGCTCGGCGAGGTGCGTTGCCGACAGCACCTTGATCTTCTCGGTCTGCAACGCAAACGGGTTGAAGCTGACCGGTT
The nucleotide sequence above comes from Mycobacterium decipiens. Encoded proteins:
- the pgl gene encoding 6-phosphogluconolactonase — its product is MSKSIEIFPDDGILVEAAGQRLIGVIQAAVAARGQAKIVLTGGGNGIALLRYLSSQTRQIDWSTVHLFWGDERYVPEDDDERNLKQARQALLNHIDIPSSQVHPMAASDGDFGTDLDAAALAYEQVLAANAAPDATAPIFDVHLLGMGPEGHINSLFPQTPAVRETTRMVVAVDDSPKPPPQRITLTLPAIQRSREVWLLVSGAGKADAVAAAIAGADPVSIPAAGAIGREKTLWLLDEGAAAKVPG
- the opcA gene encoding glucose-6-phosphate dehydrogenase assembly protein OpcA, with the protein product MIVDLPDTTTTAVNKKLDELRAKAGAVAMGRVLTLIIAPDSEAVFDESIQAANDASHEHPSRIIVTMRGDPYADKPRLDAQLRVGADAGAGEFVVLRLSGALASHADSVVIPFLLPDIPVVAWWPDIAPAVPAQDPLGKLAIRRITDATNAIDPLSAIKSRLAGYSAGDTDLAWSRITYWRALLTSAVDQPPHEPIESALVSGLKTEPALDVLAGWLASRIDGPVRRAVGELKVELVRNSETIVLRRPQEGITATLSRTAKPEALVPLARRVAGECMAEDLRRLDPDEIYCAALEGIKKVQYA